A region of Pyxidicoccus parkwaysis DNA encodes the following proteins:
- the rplV gene encoding 50S ribosomal protein L22 — protein MESTAHLRFLRMSPRKLSTVAALVRGKPVEAALNILKFTKRAAAKPVETLIKSAVANATDKSKGQVDVDTLYVKTISVDQGPTQRRFMPRAMGRATPIKKKTAHVHVVLAEAKKK, from the coding sequence ATGGAGTCGACTGCACATCTGCGTTTCCTGCGCATGAGCCCCCGCAAGCTGTCCACCGTTGCGGCGCTCGTCCGGGGCAAGCCTGTCGAGGCGGCCCTCAACATCCTGAAGTTCACCAAGCGCGCCGCGGCCAAGCCGGTGGAGACGCTCATCAAGAGCGCGGTGGCCAACGCGACGGACAAGTCCAAGGGACAGGTCGACGTGGACACGCTCTACGTGAAGACCATCTCCGTGGACCAGGGGCCCACCCAGCGCCGGTTCATGCCGCGCGCCATGGGCCGGGCCACCCCCATCAAGAAGAAGACGGCCCACGTCCACGTGGTGCTGGCCGAGGCGAAGAAGAAGTAG
- the rpsS gene encoding 30S ribosomal protein S19 produces the protein MARSIKKGPFVDDFLVKKIEDMIKTNKKTVVKTWSRRSTILPEFVGHTFAVHNGKKFIPVFVTENMVGHKLGEFAPTRTFGGHSAEKKVAKAPGK, from the coding sequence ATGGCTCGTTCGATCAAGAAGGGTCCGTTCGTCGACGATTTCCTCGTGAAGAAGATCGAGGACATGATCAAGACGAACAAGAAGACCGTCGTAAAGACGTGGTCGCGCCGCTCCACGATTCTGCCGGAGTTCGTCGGCCACACCTTCGCGGTGCACAACGGGAAGAAGTTCATCCCGGTGTTCGTCACGGAGAACATGGTGGGCCACAAGCTCGGCGAGTTCGCCCCGACGCGTACGTTCGGCGGTCACTCGGCGGAGAAGAAGGTCGCCAAGGCCCCGGGCAAGTAG
- the rplB gene encoding 50S ribosomal protein L2, giving the protein MGIKKYKPTSAARRLMTVSDFADITKDSPEKSLTAPLKRSGGRNVHGHITRRHQGGGHKRRYRIIDFKRRDKDGVPAKVASIEYDPNRTANIALLHYADGEKRYILAPVGLSVGDTLFAGENADIRPGNSLPLQNIPVGTVIHNVELKPGRGAQVIRSAGTSGQLMAKEDRYAQVRMPSGTVRKVLIECRATVGQVGNIEHEIIRIGKAGKSRWLGIRPTVRGLAMNPVDHPHGGGEGKSGQGNPHPVSPWGQKTKGLTTRTNKRTDKFIVSGRRQGARSQ; this is encoded by the coding sequence ATGGGCATCAAGAAGTACAAGCCGACTAGCGCGGCCCGCCGTCTGATGACGGTGTCCGACTTTGCGGACATCACCAAGGACTCGCCCGAGAAGAGCCTCACCGCTCCGCTGAAGCGCTCGGGTGGCCGTAACGTCCACGGTCACATCACCCGCCGCCACCAGGGCGGTGGCCACAAGCGCCGCTACCGCATCATCGACTTCAAGCGTCGCGACAAGGACGGCGTGCCGGCCAAGGTCGCCTCCATCGAGTACGACCCGAACCGCACCGCCAACATCGCGCTGCTGCACTACGCGGATGGCGAGAAGCGCTACATCCTCGCTCCGGTGGGGCTGAGCGTGGGCGACACCCTGTTCGCCGGCGAGAACGCGGACATCCGTCCGGGCAACAGCCTCCCGCTGCAGAACATCCCGGTGGGTACGGTCATCCACAACGTGGAGCTGAAGCCGGGCCGTGGCGCCCAGGTCATCCGCTCCGCCGGCACGTCCGGCCAGCTGATGGCGAAGGAGGACCGCTACGCGCAGGTGCGTATGCCCTCCGGCACCGTCCGCAAGGTCCTCATCGAGTGCCGCGCCACCGTGGGCCAAGTGGGCAACATCGAGCACGAGATCATCCGCATCGGCAAGGCGGGTAAGAGCCGCTGGCTGGGCATCCGTCCCACCGTCCGCGGTCTGGCGATGAACCCGGTCGACCACCCGCACGGCGGTGGTGAGGGTAAGTCCGGTCAGGGTAACCCGCACCCGGTGTCGCCGTGGGGCCAGAAGACCAAGGGTCTCACCACGCGCACCAACAAGCGCACTGACAAGTTCATCGTGAGCGGCCGCCGCCAGGGCGCGCGCAGCCAGTAA
- a CDS encoding 50S ribosomal protein L23 produces MNLNDVIKGPLITEKLDKAREKFRQYSFIVDRKATKHDVARAVETLFKVTVEGVRTNVVRGKVKRVGRNIGKRPNFKKAVVTLKQGDSIELFEGGAA; encoded by the coding sequence ATGAATCTCAACGACGTCATCAAGGGCCCGCTCATCACCGAGAAGCTGGACAAGGCCCGCGAGAAGTTCCGTCAGTACTCGTTCATCGTCGACCGCAAGGCCACCAAGCACGACGTGGCCCGCGCGGTGGAGACGCTCTTCAAGGTCACCGTCGAGGGCGTGCGTACCAACGTCGTCCGCGGCAAGGTCAAGCGGGTGGGCCGGAACATCGGCAAGCGGCCCAACTTCAAGAAGGCGGTCGTCACCCTGAAGCAGGGCGACTCGATCGAGCTCTTCGAGGGAGGGGCGGCCTGA
- the rplD gene encoding 50S ribosomal protein L4 has translation MAKFDVVDLDLKKVSEIELSDDVFGAEPNTHLFYEVAKMQQINRRRGTVGVKNTSLVSGGGKKPWKQKGTGRARQGSIRASHWVGGGKAMAPKARDYFYRPPRKVRRGALKSVLSLRAREKTLIILNGFSLDAPKSKQAFEVLTKRLKLQNALVIDDKGNTNLHRSVRNLAKFDVLPPEGLNLEAVMRHTHIVLTSAAAKTLEGALS, from the coding sequence ATGGCGAAGTTTGACGTTGTCGACCTGGATTTGAAGAAGGTGTCGGAGATCGAGCTCTCCGACGACGTGTTCGGCGCCGAGCCCAACACCCACCTCTTTTACGAGGTGGCGAAGATGCAGCAGATCAACCGGCGTCGCGGCACGGTGGGTGTGAAGAACACCTCGCTGGTCAGCGGCGGCGGCAAGAAGCCCTGGAAGCAGAAGGGCACCGGCCGCGCCCGCCAGGGCTCCATCCGCGCTTCCCACTGGGTGGGCGGCGGCAAGGCGATGGCTCCCAAGGCTCGCGACTACTTCTACCGCCCGCCCCGCAAGGTGCGCCGCGGCGCCCTGAAGTCCGTGCTGTCCCTCCGGGCTCGCGAGAAGACGCTCATCATCCTGAACGGCTTCTCCCTGGATGCTCCGAAGAGCAAGCAGGCCTTCGAGGTCCTCACCAAGCGCCTGAAGCTGCAGAACGCGCTGGTGATTGACGACAAGGGCAACACCAATCTGCACCGCAGCGTGCGCAACCTGGCGAAGTTCGACGTGCTGCCTCCCGAGGGTCTCAACCTCGAGGCCGTCATGCGGCACACGCACATCGTCCTCACCTCCGCGGCCGCGAAGACCCTCGAGGGGGCGCTGTCATGA
- the rpsJ gene encoding 30S ribosomal protein S10, translating into MATQKIRIRLKAYDSKLLDQSAGEIVETAKRTGAKVAGPIPLPTRINKFTVLRSPHVDKKSREQFEIRTHKRLLDILEPTQQTLDALMKLDLSAGVDVEIKS; encoded by the coding sequence ATGGCGACACAGAAGATCCGCATCCGGTTGAAGGCGTACGACTCGAAGCTCCTGGACCAGAGTGCTGGGGAGATCGTCGAGACGGCCAAGCGCACGGGCGCGAAGGTAGCCGGTCCGATCCCCCTGCCGACGCGCATCAACAAGTTCACCGTGCTGCGGTCTCCGCACGTGGACAAGAAGAGCCGCGAGCAGTTCGAGATCCGCACGCACAAGCGCCTGCTCGACATCCTCGAGCCCACGCAGCAGACGCTGGATGCGCTCATGAAGCTGGATCTGTCGGCCGGCGTTGACGTCGAGATCAAGTCCTAG
- the tuf gene encoding elongation factor Tu: MAKEKFERNKPHVNIGTIGHVDHGKTSLTAAITKVLAKTGGATFMAYDQIDKAPEERERGITISTAHVEYQTKNRHYAHVDCPGHADYVKNMITGAAQMDGAILVVSAADGPMPQTREHILLARQVGVPYIVVFLNKVDMLDDPELRELVEMEVRDLLKKYEFPGDTIPIVPGSALKALEGDTSDIGEPAILKLMEAVDSYIPTPQRATDKPFLMPVEDVFSIAGRGTVATGRVERGKIKVGEEVEIVGLRPTQKTVITGVEMFRKLLDEGMAGDNIGALLRGLKREDLERGQVLAKPGSITPHTKFKAQIYVLSKEEGGRHTPFFKGYRPQFYFRTTDVTGTVKLPDNVEMVMPGDNIAIEVELITPVAMEKELRFAVREGGRTVGAGVVAEIIE, from the coding sequence ATGGCCAAGGAGAAGTTCGAGCGTAACAAGCCCCACGTGAACATCGGCACGATTGGACACGTGGACCACGGCAAGACGTCGCTGACGGCCGCCATCACGAAGGTGCTGGCGAAGACGGGCGGCGCCACGTTCATGGCGTACGACCAGATCGACAAGGCGCCGGAGGAGCGTGAGCGCGGAATCACCATCTCCACCGCGCACGTGGAGTACCAGACGAAGAACCGGCACTACGCCCACGTTGACTGCCCGGGCCACGCCGACTACGTCAAGAACATGATTACCGGCGCGGCGCAGATGGACGGCGCCATCCTGGTGGTGTCCGCGGCCGACGGCCCGATGCCCCAGACGCGTGAGCACATCCTCCTGGCCCGCCAGGTGGGCGTGCCCTACATCGTCGTCTTCCTGAACAAGGTGGACATGCTGGACGACCCCGAGCTGCGCGAGCTCGTGGAGATGGAGGTGCGTGACCTCCTGAAGAAGTACGAGTTCCCCGGCGACACCATCCCCATCGTCCCCGGCTCGGCGCTCAAGGCGCTCGAGGGCGACACCAGCGACATCGGCGAGCCGGCCATCCTGAAGCTGATGGAGGCGGTGGACAGCTACATCCCCACCCCGCAGCGCGCCACCGACAAGCCCTTCCTGATGCCGGTGGAGGACGTGTTCTCCATCGCCGGCCGTGGCACTGTGGCCACCGGCCGCGTGGAGCGCGGCAAGATCAAGGTCGGCGAGGAAGTCGAAATCGTCGGTCTGCGCCCGACGCAGAAGACGGTCATCACCGGCGTGGAGATGTTCCGCAAGCTGCTGGACGAGGGCATGGCGGGCGACAATATCGGCGCGCTGCTGCGCGGCCTGAAGCGTGAGGACCTGGAGCGCGGTCAGGTGCTCGCGAAGCCGGGCTCCATCACGCCGCACACCAAGTTCAAGGCCCAGATCTACGTGCTGTCGAAGGAAGAGGGTGGCCGTCACACCCCGTTCTTCAAGGGCTACCGTCCCCAGTTCTACTTCCGCACCACGGACGTGACGGGCACGGTGAAGCTGCCGGACAACGTGGAAATGGTGATGCCGGGCGACAACATCGCCATCGAGGTGGAGCTGATCACCCCGGTGGCCATGGAGAAGGAGCTCCGCTTCGCCGTCCGTGAGGGCGGTCGCACCGTGGGCGCCGGCGTCGTGGCCGAAATCATCGAGTAG
- the fusA gene encoding elongation factor G yields the protein MAREHPLERYRNIGIMAHIDAGKTTTTERILFYTGAIHRMGEVHEGTTTTDWMPQERERGITITSAAITAFWNRKDQRYRVNIIDTPGHVDFTIEVERSLRVLDGAIAVFDGVNGVEPQSETVWRQADKYKVPRICFINKMDRVGADFEMSVGTIKEKLGARAVRMQLPLGTEDKLRGVIDLIKMKALVFSDSEQGSRYDEVDIPEEFREAAEAARGELLEAAAEQDDALTEKFLEGHELTEEEIRGAIRKGCVGLKLFPVFCGSAFRHKGVQPLLDAVVDYLPSPLDIPPVHGKTPKGEDAIRETKDDAPFSALAFKIMNDPAFQSQTLTFLRVYSGRLEAGTAVWNSVKGKRERVSRLVQMRADKKDELTECFAGDICAVVGLKLASTGDTLCDDKQPVILERMEFPEPVIDIAIEPKSTADQDKIIQSLQRLAMEDPSFRVKTNEETGQTIIAGMGELHLEIIVDRLLREFKVDANIGKPQVAYRETITTETQAEGKYIRQTGGRGQYGHIWLRVMPNEPGKGFSFENKVVGGAVTKEFVEAVKEGAFESMQNGPVAGYPMVDVKVEAYDGSMHDVDSSEMAFKIAGSMAFRDAVRNATPVLLEPIMSCEIVTPEDFMGDVIGDLNGRRGKVLGMVPRPGRVQAIQAQVPLAAMFGYSTDLRSRSQGRATYTMQFSHYAPAPKSALNR from the coding sequence ATGGCCCGTGAGCATCCCCTCGAGCGCTACCGCAACATCGGCATCATGGCGCATATCGATGCCGGCAAGACGACCACCACCGAGCGCATCCTCTTCTACACCGGCGCCATCCACAGGATGGGCGAGGTGCACGAGGGGACCACCACCACTGACTGGATGCCCCAGGAGCGCGAGCGCGGCATCACCATTACGTCCGCCGCGATTACGGCCTTCTGGAACCGGAAGGACCAGCGCTACCGCGTCAACATCATCGACACGCCGGGACACGTGGACTTCACCATCGAGGTGGAGCGCAGCTTGCGCGTGCTCGACGGTGCCATCGCCGTGTTCGACGGTGTGAATGGCGTGGAGCCGCAGTCCGAGACGGTCTGGCGCCAGGCGGACAAGTACAAGGTTCCTCGCATCTGCTTCATCAACAAGATGGACCGGGTGGGCGCGGACTTCGAGATGTCCGTGGGCACCATCAAGGAGAAGCTCGGTGCGCGCGCGGTGCGCATGCAGCTGCCGCTGGGCACCGAGGACAAGCTCCGCGGCGTCATCGACCTCATCAAGATGAAGGCGCTGGTGTTCTCCGACTCGGAGCAGGGCAGCCGCTACGACGAGGTGGACATCCCCGAGGAGTTCCGCGAGGCAGCCGAGGCGGCCCGCGGCGAGCTGCTCGAGGCCGCGGCCGAGCAGGACGACGCGCTGACGGAGAAGTTCCTCGAGGGGCACGAGCTCACCGAGGAGGAGATTCGCGGTGCCATCCGCAAGGGCTGCGTGGGGCTGAAGCTGTTCCCCGTGTTCTGCGGCTCGGCGTTCCGTCACAAGGGGGTCCAGCCGCTGCTGGACGCGGTGGTGGACTACCTGCCCAGCCCGCTGGACATCCCGCCCGTGCACGGCAAGACGCCGAAGGGCGAGGACGCCATCCGCGAGACGAAGGACGACGCGCCCTTCAGCGCGCTGGCGTTCAAGATCATGAACGACCCGGCGTTCCAGTCGCAGACGCTGACGTTCCTCCGCGTCTACTCCGGCCGCCTGGAGGCGGGCACGGCGGTGTGGAACTCGGTGAAGGGCAAGCGCGAGCGCGTCAGCCGGCTCGTGCAGATGCGCGCGGACAAGAAGGACGAGCTCACCGAGTGCTTCGCCGGCGACATCTGCGCGGTGGTGGGCCTGAAGCTGGCCAGCACCGGCGACACGCTCTGCGACGACAAGCAGCCCGTCATCCTGGAGCGGATGGAGTTCCCCGAGCCGGTCATCGACATCGCGATCGAGCCGAAGTCGACGGCGGACCAGGACAAGATCATCCAGTCGCTGCAGCGCCTGGCGATGGAGGACCCGTCCTTCCGCGTGAAGACGAACGAGGAGACGGGGCAGACCATCATCGCCGGCATGGGCGAGCTGCACCTGGAAATCATCGTCGACCGCCTCCTGCGTGAGTTCAAGGTCGACGCGAACATCGGCAAGCCGCAGGTGGCCTACCGCGAGACCATCACCACCGAGACGCAGGCGGAGGGGAAGTACATCCGCCAGACGGGTGGCCGCGGCCAGTACGGCCACATCTGGCTGCGCGTCATGCCCAACGAGCCCGGCAAGGGCTTCTCCTTCGAGAACAAGGTGGTGGGCGGCGCGGTGACGAAGGAGTTCGTGGAGGCGGTGAAGGAGGGCGCCTTCGAGTCCATGCAGAACGGCCCGGTGGCCGGCTACCCCATGGTGGACGTGAAGGTGGAGGCCTACGACGGCTCCATGCACGACGTGGACTCCAGCGAGATGGCCTTCAAGATCGCCGGCTCCATGGCGTTCAGGGATGCCGTGCGCAACGCCACGCCGGTGCTGCTCGAGCCCATCATGAGCTGCGAAATCGTCACGCCCGAGGACTTCATGGGCGACGTCATCGGTGACCTGAACGGCCGTCGTGGAAAGGTGCTGGGCATGGTGCCCCGGCCGGGCCGCGTGCAGGCCATCCAGGCGCAGGTGCCCCTGGCCGCCATGTTCGGCTACTCCACGGACCTGCGCAGCCGCAGCCAGGGAAGGGCGACGTACACCATGCAGTTCAGTCACTACGCGCCCGCCCCGAAGTCGGCGCTCAACCGGTGA
- the rpsG gene encoding 30S ribosomal protein S7, with amino-acid sequence MPRRRVVAKRKILPDPKFQDRLVTKFVNDLMRKGKKSIAEGVCYGAFALIEERAKEDPLKTFKKALDNVKPVLEVKSRRVGGATYQVPVEVRQDRRVALGMRWIISYAKARGEKTMQEKLAGEIMDAANNRGNAVKKREDTHKMAEANKAFAHYRW; translated from the coding sequence ATGCCTCGTCGTCGCGTAGTCGCCAAGCGCAAGATTCTGCCGGATCCGAAGTTCCAGGACCGCCTGGTCACCAAGTTCGTCAACGACCTGATGCGGAAGGGGAAGAAGTCCATCGCCGAGGGCGTGTGCTACGGCGCCTTCGCCCTCATCGAGGAGCGCGCGAAGGAAGACCCCCTCAAGACCTTCAAGAAGGCCCTCGACAACGTGAAGCCCGTGCTCGAGGTGAAGAGCCGCCGCGTCGGTGGCGCCACCTACCAGGTGCCCGTCGAGGTCCGTCAGGACCGCCGCGTGGCCCTCGGCATGCGGTGGATCATCAGCTACGCCAAGGCGCGTGGCGAGAAGACCATGCAGGAGAAGCTGGCCGGCGAGATCATGGACGCCGCCAACAACCGCGGCAACGCGGTGAAGAAGCGTGAAGACACGCACAAGATGGCGGAGGCCAACAAGGCCTTCGCTCACTACCGCTGGTAG
- the rpsL gene encoding 30S ribosomal protein S12, which translates to MPTISQLVRKGREKLVIKGKSPALKESPQKRGVCTRVYTTTPKKPNSALRKVARVRLTNGIEVTSYIPGVGHNLQEHSVVMIRGGRVKDLPGVRYHIIRGTLDSVGVAGRKQSRSKYGAKRPS; encoded by the coding sequence TTGCCGACCATCAGCCAGCTGGTTCGCAAGGGCCGCGAGAAGCTCGTCATCAAGGGCAAGAGCCCCGCGCTCAAGGAGTCTCCCCAGAAGCGTGGCGTCTGCACGCGCGTGTACACCACGACCCCGAAGAAGCCGAACTCGGCCCTCCGCAAGGTGGCCCGTGTTCGTCTGACCAACGGGATCGAGGTCACGTCCTACATCCCCGGCGTGGGTCACAACCTCCAGGAGCACTCGGTGGTGATGATTCGCGGCGGCCGTGTGAAGGACCTCCCGGGCGTCCGCTACCACATCATCCGTGGAACGCTGGACTCCGTGGGCGTCGCGGGTCGCAAGCAGAGCCGTTCCAAGTACGGCGCGAAGCGTCCGAGCTGA
- the rimI gene encoding ribosomal protein S18-alanine N-acetyltransferase: MRRMRDDSVPRGAPDFTIRQMMVADMPAVMALEKQAFKNPWSAELLQRELQHEWSTILLVEEEREACAPLLLGLAIFWIVHDEVHVLNVATAPEHRRRGVARAVMDEVLARGRSRRCTLATLEVRRSNEPALQLYKSLGFRAVGIRPNYYVDEGEDAIVMVLDF, encoded by the coding sequence ATGAGGCGGATGCGTGATGACTCCGTGCCGCGCGGGGCGCCGGACTTCACCATCCGTCAGATGATGGTGGCCGACATGCCGGCGGTGATGGCGCTGGAGAAGCAGGCCTTCAAGAACCCCTGGTCCGCGGAGCTGCTCCAGCGCGAGCTGCAGCACGAGTGGTCCACCATCCTCCTCGTGGAGGAGGAGCGGGAGGCCTGCGCGCCGCTGCTGTTGGGCCTGGCCATCTTCTGGATCGTCCACGACGAGGTGCACGTGCTCAACGTGGCCACCGCTCCGGAGCACAGGCGGCGCGGCGTGGCCCGGGCCGTCATGGACGAGGTGCTCGCGCGGGGCCGCTCCCGGCGCTGCACCCTGGCCACGCTGGAGGTGCGCCGCAGCAACGAGCCCGCGCTCCAGCTCTACAAGTCGCTGGGCTTCCGCGCGGTGGGCATCCGGCCGAACTACTACGTGGACGAGGGCGAGGACGCCATCGTGATGGTCCTCGACTTCTAG
- a CDS encoding DnaJ C-terminal domain-containing protein has protein sequence MADDYYQILGVDRGASAEDVKKAYRKLARKYHPDVNPGNKAAEEKFKQVSSAFEVLSDAKKRKLYDEFGPDAEKIGFDEKKAEAYRAYKSAASSGGAGGMPFGAEGFDLGDLFGDLFGGRGGGGGGAGGAGFDVGDLFGRRGARSTGPERGEDLTARVQLSLNDAVTGTERTLSITRPGRCSACSGRGDSGKMGTCPTCNGTGKPRRASIFGGAGVCPTCQGTGRAMEPCPQCGGTGVKEESTRLTVKIPAGVQTGSKVRLAGQGAAGPRGGPPGDLYIETEVTEHPLVRREGDDLHIDLPVTVPEAILGADVRVPTFQGEVTVKVPAGSQSGRRMRLKGRGVPSLKGGAPGDLYLHLQVKVPEDASAEARAAAETLSRAYRDDVRRELTL, from the coding sequence ATGGCGGACGACTATTACCAGATTCTCGGTGTGGACCGGGGGGCTTCGGCGGAGGACGTCAAGAAGGCGTACCGCAAGCTCGCGCGCAAGTACCACCCGGACGTCAACCCGGGCAACAAGGCCGCCGAGGAGAAGTTCAAGCAGGTCAGCTCCGCCTTCGAGGTGCTGTCGGACGCGAAGAAGCGCAAGCTCTACGACGAGTTCGGCCCGGACGCGGAGAAGATCGGCTTCGACGAGAAGAAGGCGGAGGCCTACCGCGCCTACAAGTCCGCGGCCTCGAGCGGCGGCGCGGGCGGCATGCCCTTCGGCGCCGAGGGCTTCGACCTGGGCGACCTCTTCGGAGACCTGTTCGGCGGGCGCGGCGGTGGGGGTGGCGGGGCTGGAGGGGCCGGCTTCGACGTGGGCGACCTCTTCGGCCGGCGCGGGGCCCGGAGCACGGGGCCCGAGCGCGGCGAGGACCTCACGGCCCGCGTGCAGCTCTCCCTCAACGACGCCGTCACCGGCACGGAGCGAACCCTGTCCATCACCCGGCCCGGGCGGTGCTCGGCGTGCAGCGGACGGGGCGACTCGGGGAAGATGGGCACCTGCCCCACCTGCAACGGCACCGGCAAGCCCCGACGGGCCAGCATCTTCGGCGGGGCGGGCGTGTGTCCCACCTGCCAGGGCACCGGCCGGGCAATGGAGCCCTGCCCCCAGTGCGGCGGCACCGGGGTCAAGGAAGAGTCCACGCGGCTGACGGTGAAGATTCCGGCCGGCGTGCAGACGGGCTCCAAGGTCCGGCTGGCCGGCCAGGGCGCCGCCGGCCCGCGGGGCGGCCCACCGGGCGACCTCTACATCGAGACGGAGGTCACCGAGCATCCCCTGGTGCGCCGCGAGGGCGACGATTTGCACATCGACCTGCCGGTGACGGTGCCCGAGGCGATTCTGGGCGCGGACGTGCGCGTGCCCACCTTCCAGGGCGAGGTGACGGTGAAGGTGCCCGCGGGCTCGCAGTCCGGCCGGCGCATGCGCCTGAAGGGGCGCGGGGTGCCCTCCCTCAAGGGCGGGGCCCCCGGGGACCTCTACCTGCACCTCCAGGTGAAGGTGCCCGAGGACGCCAGCGCCGAGGCGCGTGCCGCCGCTGAGACACTTTCCCGCGCGTACCGCGACGATGTCCGCCGGGAGCTGACGCTCTGA
- a CDS encoding HEAT repeat domain-containing protein, with product MGLLDIFTGGSGPDKALKLKSKVTQKYGDPSTRQKAIEQLGEMDIPEAVSVLLSRFTITVDPLTTDADEKERTFELVKSFGKNAVPPITDFLQKNESATSWALRLLGELLTEDEVLGACVDALQHLSATYTKNPEKKVVLLHHVTGKEDARIPPVVLPFLEDMSDDVKIAALKALGSFKFGPAREPMLKLLTSEETGRRVQTAALSALAESGFTVEGYQTKVQPLLVEPYALGQDGRIQRRA from the coding sequence ATGGGCCTCTTAGACATCTTCACGGGCGGCTCGGGCCCCGACAAAGCCCTCAAGCTCAAGTCCAAGGTGACCCAGAAGTATGGGGACCCGTCGACACGCCAGAAGGCCATCGAGCAGCTCGGGGAGATGGACATCCCCGAGGCGGTCAGCGTGTTGCTCAGCCGCTTCACCATCACCGTGGACCCGCTCACCACCGACGCCGACGAGAAGGAGCGCACCTTCGAGCTCGTCAAGAGCTTCGGGAAGAACGCGGTGCCGCCCATCACCGACTTCCTCCAGAAGAACGAGTCCGCCACGTCGTGGGCGCTGCGCCTCCTGGGCGAACTCCTCACGGAGGACGAGGTGCTCGGAGCCTGCGTGGACGCGCTCCAGCACCTGTCCGCGACCTACACGAAGAACCCGGAAAAGAAGGTCGTCCTCCTCCACCACGTCACGGGCAAGGAGGATGCGCGCATCCCTCCCGTGGTGCTGCCCTTCCTGGAGGACATGTCGGACGACGTGAAGATTGCCGCGCTCAAGGCGCTCGGCTCCTTCAAGTTCGGTCCGGCGCGCGAGCCCATGCTGAAGCTCCTCACCTCCGAGGAGACGGGCCGCCGGGTGCAGACGGCCGCCCTGTCCGCGCTGGCCGAGAGCGGCTTCACCGTGGAGGGCTACCAGACGAAGGTGCAGCCGCTCCTCGTGGAGCCCTACGCCCTGGGTCAGGACGGCCGCATCCAGCGCCGGGCCTGA